TCTAAGAGGCATGCATACCATACGTGCAGCTTGTGGTGCTTGGCATACAGTTGCCATAGTTGAGGTTGTAGATTCTCCCAGTTTCGGTACATCTTCTAAACTATTCACATGGGGAGATGGGAATAAAGGTCAACTTGGACATGCTGACAGAGAAACAAGGCTCATCCCAACCAATGTGGGATCACTTTCCAATCCCAGATTTTGCCAGGTAGCTTGTGGGTATGACATTACCGTTGCTTTATCAACTTCTGGGGAAGTTTACACAATGGGCAGTAATGCTTTTGGACAACTTGGAAATCCAATAACCAATGGGAAACTCCACACTCTTGTTGAAGGGAGCATCTCCAGTAGTTCTGTTGAAGAAATAGCCTGTGGTTCTCATCATGTTGCTGTTCTAACTTCTAAAGCTGAAGTTTATACTTGGGGCAAGGGTGCAAATGGTCGTTTAGGGCATGGCAATAATTTTGATAGGAATACCCCAACTCTTGTTGAAGCTTTGAAAGATAAGCAAGTCAAGAGTGTGGTATGTGGTATAGATTTCACTGTTGTTGTATGTCTCCACAAGTGCACATCTGGTTTAGATCAGTCAATATGCTCGGGCTGTCATTTACAATTTGGTTTTAGAAGAATGAGACATAAGATATAACTGTGGCTTTAGTATATTGCAAATAATGCAGTAATAGAAAATCAATGAAAGCTTCTTTGGCTCCAAATTCGCAAAATCCATATCTGGTATGTGATGAGTGCTACGCCAAACTTAATACTGCATGGGAGAGTAAAAATCTGCAGAGCTCAAAGAATCTCAATGGAAATCCACATCAATTGTCCAGTGAAGCAACTGAGAGAGAAAACACAGTAAAGAATTTGCGAGTGCGACTATCTAGGCTTTTGACTGTGGAATCATTCAAGCCTGAAGGTAAACACTCACGGAGTAACAGTCGGTTTCCTCTTCATCATTCTGGAAACTTAAGCCTGAGTGGTATAAACTTTGTTGGCAATTCCAAGGAATTGATTTCTTCTTTCAATCCTACCTCAATGACGTCGCCTTTGTCCTCTGGACCAAATTCACCACATCTTACAAATAGATTAGCTACATCTGGCTTAACATCGCCAAACTCTGCCTGTACATACGAGTCAAATAAGAATCTGCCAGTAACCGATGTTTCTTATTTCCAGAATGCAGTCTCGTGTTTTGTAGAACCTGTGTTATGAGTTTCTTTCAGTGGAAGCTGGGAGCGATGAGCTAGCTCCTATGttcggaaaaaagaaaaacattcaTGAGATCCTCATTTCTTCTAAAGATTGATTTTGTCGTATGATGTTGGTTCTTTAAGCAGCATAAATGATCATTCAGAAAATTAGAATTAGACTTCCCAATCCTTTGCTTTAGATTTAGGGCCCGTTCGGCAACCCTCCACTCCACAAAATCTATGAACTCCGCTCCCAATTCTCAAATCCGCGCTCCACAGATGGAATGAGGGCGGCTGCTGCAGAGGGGCCACGGCGGCAGAGGGGAAGATGGCTT
This is a stretch of genomic DNA from Brachypodium distachyon strain Bd21 chromosome 1, Brachypodium_distachyon_v3.0, whole genome shotgun sequence. It encodes these proteins:
- the LOC100836916 gene encoding PH, RCC1 and FYVE domains-containing protein 1 isoform X1, which codes for MYSWGEESGGRLGHGVDTDVIHPKVISTLSAISIESVACGEFHTCAVSFCGDLYTWGDGMHNFGLLGHGNDTAHWIPKKVCGLLEGLHISSVSCGPWHTAVVSSAGQLFTFGDGVFGALGHGDRRSTTVAREVDSLRGMHTIRAACGAWHTVAIVEVVDSPSFGTSSKLFTWGDGNKGQLGHADRETRLIPTNVGSLSNPRFCQVACGYDITVALSTSGEVYTMGSNAFGQLGNPITNGKLHTLVEGSISSSSVEEIACGSHHVAVLTSKAEVYTWGKGANGRLGHGNNFDRNTPTLVEALKDKQVKSVVCGIDFTVVVCLHKCTSGLDQSICSGCHLQFGFRRMRHKI